DNA from Salinispora arenicola:
AGGAACCACCTCGAGATTCGAGGCATAGACGCCGCGGACCCGGAACATCAACTGACGTGGCTGGTTCCGGCTCCACGATATTCGGATCGGCAACGGCTCCGGTGGGCCGCTAGGCTCCCGGCATGACAGATCGGCCGCTGGTAGAGGACTCGTTCGCGGTGCCTGACGTACTGGTCGCTGAGGGGCTCAGGCTTGAGTTGCTCGGGCCGCGGCACAACGAGGCAGATCACGCCGCCTGGATGTCGAGCATCGCGCACATCCGATCCACCCCAGGATTCGATCGGGGCTGGCCCCCGGTGGCCGGGATGACACTTGCCGAGAATCTGGAGGACCTGGCGCGACACGCTGAGCGGTCAGCCCGGCGAGTGGACTTCGCCTACTCGGTTATCGAGATCGCCACTGGTGACGTGGTCGGCTGCGTGTACATCGAGCCATCGCTGACGGCGGAGGGCGAGGTGGAGGCATCGTCGTGGGTACGAGCAGCCCGGGCGGAGCTGGATGGTCCGCTGACCGAGGTCGTGGGGGCGTGGCTGCGGGACGCGTGGCCGTTCGAGGTCGTGCGCTACCGCTCGGGTGAGGTGCCGGTGACGATTCGTCGGAGTCCCGAATAGGCGGGGAGGGCTACGGCTGGTGGCGCCACGCCTCGGAGAGCAGGGCGTACGTGTAGCCGTCCACCCAGCCCAACTCGGCGTGCCAGGAGTCACCGACGCCGTGCTGCTCGCGCCGCATGCCGATCTTCTCGAGGATCCGCACCGAGGCGAGGTTGTCCGCGTAACACCCCGCGGTGATCCTTCGTACTCCCAACCGGTCGAACGAATACGCGACCATCGCGGTGACCGCCTCAGTCGCGTAGCCGTTGCCGCCGTATGTCGGGTCGAAGATGTAGCCGAGCTCGGCTTCTGTCCGCGTCGGCATGCCGAGCTGCCCCGAGCCGTCGACCACGTCGAGTGAGACGGTTCCGATGACGAGGTTGTCGAGGGTCACCGCCATGCCATGGTTGTCGGGGTCCTCCGCCGCGCGGTGCCACGCCGCTCTGAAAGCGGCAGGTTCAACGTCGGTGCGCAGCAGCCAGCGGGTGACCTCCGGCAGGTTGCGGTACTCCAGGATGCGGTCGATGTCCTCGTCGCGGACCGGGCGAAGCTCAAGGCGTTCGGTGCGGAGGTTCACGTTCACCACAGGGTGGGACAGTAGCGGACACCAGCCGGCGGAGCAGTTCCCGTGCCCTCGCCGGGGCACTCGCCACCCGGGCCACGAGGACGAGCCAACCTGGCTCATGGGTAACAGTGATCCACCGGGCGGATTGGATCACGCTGTCGCATACCCGTTGCAGGCGACAGATCCCATCACATCACCGCGCACCTGGCCGGATTATGCCCCGTTGTTGGTTCTTTTCGTGTTTGTGTCTGGGTGGGGTTGGTGTCGGTTTAGCGTGCGGTTGGCTGCTACCGCCGTTTGGTAGCCGAGGAGTGGCCGCCCCTCGCTGTCCTGGGTGGTTGTTCCTTGCCGTTCATGGGGGAAGGACATCGAGATCACGATGATTGACCAGGATGACATTCAGGGACCGGACCGCTGGGGCGGGAACCGGGCGAGGTCACGGTGGCGGTGGTGGGCTGTGGGGTTGGCCGGTGTGACCGGTCTGGCGCTGACCACTGTCGCTGTCGCCCCTGCTGCTGGGGCGGTCGGGCGTAGCCTCGCCGCTGTTGACGACCGTGGTGATGACCGCGGTAAGCGTGAGGAGGGAGCGGGTGACAAGGGGAAGAAGGAGGTGAGGCCGAAGGGCGTTCCGGTGCCCTGCGACGCGGACAAACTGATCGCCGCGATCACCCTGGCCAACGCCCGCGGCGGCGCCGTGCTCGACCTCGCCAAGAAATGCACCTACCTGCTCACCGCCGACATCGACGACGGCAACGGCCTACCCACCATCACCGCCCCCATCACGCTCAACGGCAGCAAACACACCACCATCACACGCGCCGCCGGGGTGGACCAGTTCCGCATCGTCACCGTCGGCACCGGCGGCGACCTCACCCTCAACCACCTCAAAATCACCGGCGGACAGACCGACGGCGACGGCGGAGCAATCCTGGTCAACCCCGGCGGAACACTCCACCTCCACCACAGCACCGTCACCCGCAACATCACCGGTGGAAGCGGCGGCGGCATCGCCAACAACGGCACCACCCGGATCAAAGACTCCACCATCAGCCGAAACACCGCCGCGGTGCAGGGAGGCGGTATCTACAGCACCGGCCCGCTGAAGATCGACAAGTCCCACATCGACCACAACACCGCCGGCAGAGGCGGCGGTGTCTTCTCGACCGACAGCACTGTCGCCATCAAGGGCGGCAGCATCTCCGACAACCAGGCCGGCACGGGTGGAGGGCTGTTCCTGTCCAGTTCCATCGGCACGGTTACCGGCACCCGAATCACCGGTAACACCGCCTCGAGTAGCGGTGGTGTCCGGGCCGGCGTCGGGAGCCAGCTGACGATGCGGCACGTCAGTCTCGCTGACAACACCGCAACGAGCCTGGGCGCCGGCTTGTCCGTCTCGGGATCCGAGGAAGGGGAAAGCACCGCGGTCGTCGAGGACAGCGTGATCAAGAACAACATGAGAGCGAGTTCCGGCGGAGGAGTCTTCAACGGGGGGCAGACGGTGCTGCGGCGCACAAAGGTGATCGGCAACCAGGCGAACCGGGGTGGCGGCATCTTCAACGAAGAAGTAATCAGTCTCTTCGCCACGAAGGTGGTCAAGAACGTCGCCATCGCCGACGGTGGGGGCATCTTCAACGCTGGCGGCACCGTGAACCTGAACACCGCCACCGGCACCATCGTGACCAAGAACCGACCCAACAACTGCGTCGACGTTCCCAGCTGTCCCGGATAGCGATCCGCGAATCCGTGAGGGCCCGTTCCCACCGCCAGCCGGTGAGAATGGGCCCTCGACTGGTCGGCCTGATGCACCCTCGCGGCCAACGACCTCGACGCGCCGCGCCGGCTCCGTGCCAGCGGTGACCGGGACGGCGGTGCGGATGCAAGGAGATCGGGTGGTCGGGGGGCATCGGGCCCTCCACCTGGGTACGGTCAGGGGGTGGTGTACGTGCCGTCGCTGCCGCAGCCGCAGCGGTTACTCCTGGCAGAGCTGGCGGGTACAGCCAACCGGTACAGCATCGGCGAAGGTCGTGGTCTGCCGCGCGAGGTGGCCGTCGCCGCGGTGAGGGCGGTCACCGACGATCCTGTGCTGCTGGGTATTCAGGCCGGGGTGGCGCTGGCGGACCCGTACGGGGTCAGCCAACCAATGGTGGAACTGCTCCAGGCCGCTGGTGCGGACATGACGATCGCGCAGCAGCACGCCACCGAGGTACGTGAACGGCTGGAGCGGATCGGTATCGCCGGCCCATCCGACGATGGCCTAGTCGACGGCCGACCCGACCAGCACGGCGACGGGCAGCCGGAAGGCCGGTACGGCTGAGGCGAGGATCGTTGTGACCCCGCCCGGAACCCTCGTTCATCCGACTGCGCGGGATGCTATCCGGCGCACCCGGGGACACCGACGCAGTTGTCGGGTCGGTTCTTGGCCACGATGGTGCCGGGCAGCGCCAGACCGGTCACACCGGCCAACCCCACAGCCCACCACCGCCACCGTGACCTCGCCCGGTTCCCGCCCCAGCGGTCCGGTCCCTGAATGTCATCCTGGTCAATCATCGTGATCTCGAT
Protein-coding regions in this window:
- a CDS encoding GNAT family N-acetyltransferase; this encodes MVNVNLRTERLELRPVRDEDIDRILEYRNLPEVTRWLLRTDVEPAAFRAAWHRAAEDPDNHGMAVTLDNLVIGTVSLDVVDGSGQLGMPTRTEAELGYIFDPTYGGNGYATEAVTAMVAYSFDRLGVRRITAGCYADNLASVRILEKIGMRREQHGVGDSWHAELGWVDGYTYALLSEAWRHQP
- a CDS encoding right-handed parallel beta-helix repeat-containing protein — encoded protein: MIDQDDIQGPDRWGGNRARSRWRWWAVGLAGVTGLALTTVAVAPAAGAVGRSLAAVDDRGDDRGKREEGAGDKGKKEVRPKGVPVPCDADKLIAAITLANARGGAVLDLAKKCTYLLTADIDDGNGLPTITAPITLNGSKHTTITRAAGVDQFRIVTVGTGGDLTLNHLKITGGQTDGDGGAILVNPGGTLHLHHSTVTRNITGGSGGGIANNGTTRIKDSTISRNTAAVQGGGIYSTGPLKIDKSHIDHNTAGRGGGVFSTDSTVAIKGGSISDNQAGTGGGLFLSSSIGTVTGTRITGNTASSSGGVRAGVGSQLTMRHVSLADNTATSLGAGLSVSGSEEGESTAVVEDSVIKNNMRASSGGGVFNGGQTVLRRTKVIGNQANRGGGIFNEEVISLFATKVVKNVAIADGGGIFNAGGTVNLNTATGTIVTKNRPNNCVDVPSCPG